Proteins from one Cicer arietinum cultivar CDC Frontier isolate Library 1 chromosome 3, Cicar.CDCFrontier_v2.0, whole genome shotgun sequence genomic window:
- the LOC101510221 gene encoding cytochrome b561 and DOMON domain-containing protein At3g25290 yields MSSPPSTPNSIPFLFFLLSLFLTSVSSLQCSTQKLTGTKVYPNCIDLPVLNSFLHYTHDPSNSTLSVAFVAAPPNPSGWISWGINPTGTGMAGAQVLVAFKNNGVMAVKKLNLKSYSIIIPGNLSVEVWDIKVEEDGGLMKIFATVKVPVSVDSVNHVWQVGPSVTNGMIGRHEFNPENLNSKGRLSFNGDKGSDDDSNAPVDFTTKKKNIHGVLNTVSWGILFPLGVIIARYMRIFPSADPAWFYLHVGCQLSAYVLGVAGWATGMKLGSESEGIQFSAHRNIGITLFCLATIQIFALFLRPNKDHKYRFYWNIYHHSFGYTIIILGILNIFRGFDILNPQKIWKSAYILSIIALAVVALLLEVITWIVVLRRKSRNSNKTYDGYNNGQNRQQPHSI; encoded by the exons atgtctTCTCCACCTTCAACTCCAAATTCCATTCCCTttctctttttccttctttctctATTTCTAACGTCAGTTTCATCTCTCCAATGTTCGACACAGAAACTAACAGGAACAAAGGTCTACCCAAACTGCATAGACCTCCCCGTACTCAATTCCTTCCTCCACTATACTCACGACCCATCAAACTCCACTCTATCTGTCGCTTTTGTTGCGGCCCCGCCTAATCCGTCCGGTTGGATTTCATGGGGAATAAACCCAACCGGAACAGGGATGGCGGGTGCCCAAGTTTTGGTGGCGTTTAAAAATAACGGTGTTATGGCGGTGAAAAAGTTGAACCTTAAGTCTTACAGCATTATTATACCTGGGAATTTGTCGGTTGAGGTTTGGGATATTAAGGTTGAGGAAGACGGTGGTTTAATGAAGATTTTTGCTACCGTTAAGGTTCCGGTTAGTGTTGACAGCGTTAATCATGTTTGGCAAGTGGGGCCTTCGGTAACTAACGGCATGATAGGTAGGCATGAGTTTAATCCGGAGAATTTGAATTCTAAAGGGAGACTTAGCTTTAATGGAGATAAGGGTTCTGATGATGATTCTAATGCCCCTGTCGACTTCACCACCAAGAAGAAAaat ATTCATGGAGTACTAAATACAGTGAGTTGGGGTATATTGTTTCCCCTTGGAGTAATCATAGCAAGATACATGAGAATATTTCCATCTGCTGATCCAGCTTGGTTCTATCTTCATGTTGGTTGCCAATTATCTGCTTATGTTCTTGGTGTTGCTGGTTGGGCAACTGGCATGAAACTTGGAAGTGAATCAGAAGGAATTCAATTCAGTGCTCATCGCAATATTGGAATTACACTCTTTTGTCTTGCCACTATCCAG ATTTTTGCATTGTTTCTGAGGCCAAACAAGGATCACAAATACAGATTTTATTGGAATATCTATCACCATAGCTTTGGATACACTATAATCATCTTGGGAATTCTCAACATATTCAGAGGCTTTGACATCTTGAACCCTCAAAAGATATGGAAATCAGCTTACATTCTATCAATTATTGCATTGGCTGTAGTTGCATTGTTGTTGGAAGTGATCACATGGATTGTTGTCTTAAGGAGAAAAAGTAGAAATTCCAATAAAACATATGATGGGTACAACAATGGACAAAACAGGCAACAACCCCACAGCATATAA